Proteins encoded by one window of Cannabis sativa cultivar Pink pepper isolate KNU-18-1 chromosome 4, ASM2916894v1, whole genome shotgun sequence:
- the LOC115714556 gene encoding glycosyl hydrolase 5 family protein, which produces MGSPSQFVSALVLLIVTIVISLHTGPARALTLSTKSRWIVNESGHRVKLACVNWASHLDAVVPEGLSKQPVEAIATQISSLGYNCVHLNWPTYLVTNDALASLTVRDSFKSLGLTQAIAGVETNNPSIIDSSLFEAFKAVVSALGDKNVMVILDNHVSKPSWCCSDSDGNGFFGDIYFDPNVWIKGLTRMAILFKGVSNVVGISLRNELRGPKQNVDDWFKYMQKGAEAVHSANPDLLVILSGLGYDHDFSFLQNRQVKLTFSGKLVFEVHWYAFFDGKAWESGNVNQVCKTVVQNMKGISLFLLDQGFPIFVSEFGVDQRGINENDNRYLNCFLATAAQLDFDWGQWTVVGSYYYREGVVGMSEYYGVLNDDWSGARNSSLVQKISSIQYPFQGPGLSEVRKHKVIFHPATGLCVVKKSLLEPLTLGPCSASDYWYHSHEKKLTIKGAFCLQAVELGKRTQLSIQCTDSDSRWEPTSDSRLQLSTKTSSGDSVCLEVDSSKNIITNTCKCLRGKHSCDPSTQWFILVDSTRKPRLI; this is translated from the exons atggGAAGCCCTTCTCAATTTGTGTCAGCTTTAGTATTATTGATTGTCACAATCGTCATTTCGCTCCACACTGGGCCAGCCAGGGCTTTGACATTGAGTACAAAATCGAGATGGATTGTGAACGAAAGCGGGCACAGAGTGAAGCTAGCTTGCGTGAATTGGGCTTCTCATCTTGATGCGGTGGTGCCCGAAGGCCTTAGCAAGCAGCCCGTCGAAGCAATCGCAACCCAAATCTCATCATTGGGTTATAACTGCGTTCATCTCAATTGGCCTACCTACTTGGTCACCAATGACGCTCTTGCCTCCCTAACCGTCCGAGACTCCTTCAAAAGTCTTGGCCTCACCCAAGCCATTGCTGGGGTAGAGACCAATAACCCCTCCATAATCGATTCTTCACTGTTTGAAGCTTTCAAG GCTGTGGTATCTGCTCTTGGAGACAAGAATGTTATGGTGATTTTGGATAATCACGTAAGCAAACCCAGTTGGTGTTGTAGTGATTCAGATGGGAATGGATTTTTTGGGGACATATACTTCGACCCTAACGTCTGGATTAAGGGCCTTACTCGTATGGCCATATTGTTCAAAGGTGTCAGCAATGTCGTCGGGATAAGCTTAAGGAACGAGCTCCGTGGCCCCAAGCAGAACGTAGATGATTGGTTCAA gTACATGCAAAAAGGAGCTGAAGCAGTTCACTCGGCAAATCCAGATCTTCTGGTGATTCTCTCCGGTTTGGGTTATGATCATGATTTTTCGTTCCTGCAAAATCGCCAGGTTAAGCTCACGTTTTCTGGAAAACTTGTATTTGAAGTTCATTGGTACGCATTCTTCGATGGGAAGGCATGGGAAAGTGGTAATGTGAACCAAGTGTGTAAAACTGTTGTCCAAAACATGAAGGGAATATCATTGTTCTTGTTGGATCAAGGGTTTCCTATATTCGTGAGTGAGTTTGGTGTAGACCAAAGGGGTATCAATGAGAATGACAATAGGTACCTGAATTGCTTCTTAGCCACAGCAGCTCAACTCGACTTCGACTGGGGTCAATGGACAGTCGTTGGGAGTTACTATTACAGAGAAGGTGTTGTTGGGATGAGCGAGTATTATGGAGTCTTGAATGATGATTGGAGCGGTGCTCGAAATTCAAGTCTCGTACAGAAGATCTCTTCTATACAATATCCTTTTCAAG GTCCAGGTTTATCAGAAGTTAGAAAACATAAAGTTATATTCCATCCAGCAACAGGGCTATGTGTTGTGAAGAAATCTTTGCTTGAACCACTAACACTAGGCCCTTGCTCTGCCTCTGATTATTGGTACCATTCACATGAGAAGAAATTGACAATAAAAGGGGCATTTTGCTTACAAGCAGTTGAATTAGGCAAACGGACACAACTTAGTATACAGTGCACTGATTCTGATTCAAGATGGGAACCCACCTCGGATTCTAGGTTGCAACTCTCTACTAAGACGAGCAGCGGTGATAGTGTTTGCCTAGAGGTCGATTCTTCCAAAAATATCATCACAAACACTTGTAAATGCTTGAGGGGTAAACATTCGTGTGACCCTTCAACCCAATGGTTCATACTTGTTGACAGCACCAGGAAACCAAGGTTAATATAG